A part of Paenibacillus sp. IHBB 10380 genomic DNA contains:
- a CDS encoding purine-nucleoside phosphorylase translates to MHKTEEILEAKHYVEKFTKVKPTIGIILGSGLGPFADTLEDAVHISYDDIPHFAKSSAVGHANELVIGTIGGKNVVAMKGRFHYYEGFTLDQVTFPVRVMKALGVDKLIVTNACGAINTDFNPGDLMLITDHINLTANNPLIGPNNADLGTRFPDVSEVYNKKLRSIVKEVATEQNVNLREGVYAWWTGPTYETPAEIRMIRTLGADAVGMSTVPEALVATHAKMDTVGISCLTNMACGILDQPLSHDEVIETANRVKETFLKLVTEVISRF, encoded by the coding sequence ATGCACAAAACAGAAGAGATCTTAGAAGCTAAACATTATGTGGAGAAATTTACGAAAGTTAAACCAACCATTGGTATCATTTTAGGTTCAGGACTTGGACCATTCGCCGACACATTAGAGGATGCGGTACATATCTCTTATGATGATATCCCTCATTTTGCTAAATCATCCGCGGTTGGCCATGCAAATGAACTTGTCATTGGGACGATTGGAGGAAAGAACGTCGTTGCAATGAAAGGCCGCTTCCATTATTACGAAGGATTTACACTTGATCAAGTTACCTTCCCTGTTCGTGTTATGAAAGCGCTAGGTGTTGACAAATTAATCGTAACCAATGCTTGTGGTGCAATTAATACCGATTTCAATCCTGGTGATTTGATGCTAATTACCGACCATATCAACTTAACAGCTAATAACCCTTTGATTGGCCCTAACAATGCGGATTTAGGCACTCGTTTCCCTGATGTTTCTGAAGTGTATAATAAAAAATTAAGATCCATCGTTAAAGAGGTTGCAACGGAACAAAACGTGAATTTACGTGAAGGTGTTTATGCTTGGTGGACGGGTCCAACTTATGAAACACCTGCTGAGATTCGGATGATTCGTACTCTAGGTGCTGATGCTGTAGGGATGTCAACGGTACCTGAAGCTTTAGTTGCAACTCATGCCAAAATGGATACTGTAGGAATTTCTTGCCTAACTAATATGGCTTGCGGTATTCTTGACCAACCACTTAGTCACGATGAAGTCATTGAAACGGCAAACCGTGTAAAAGAAACTTTCCTAAAACTGGTTACAGAAGTGATTTCCCGGTTTTAA
- a CDS encoding ROK family protein, which yields MNEMLIEFQTTKNSKIKKLKWLYALIRNYGPVKVETLIEKTHMKPATCARMLDQLIKGKLISGSEFGESTGGRKPILYRINPNEAYVIGIEVTNLYSTILVLNLNLDIRGQIKMKTTNIHSIYETLDALIPKIEDLLSSHHLGVKDILGIGISIDDLFNPTDQTNESVSVQIKKIQDYIHSKIPIYVTLGSGVNFAALSEHRLHFSALSERFLFTMCDIEIRICTITGGDIPYTEPHKTNTFGHVTVDINGSRCQCGSYGCLYTFSSLAAIKNKVIQFVKRGKPSILLEMVDSIEEIDYHLILKAIEKGDVLCTEVLEEAAYYYGIALSNIILTYQPDTVVCGGTLVPKGSFFEVTKQTVEQKLKLYPQLKTAIFPANDSYEIVSQGAGGMVLNHLLA from the coding sequence ATGAATGAGATGTTAATAGAATTTCAGACAACTAAAAACTCCAAAATAAAAAAATTAAAATGGCTATATGCATTAATTCGAAATTACGGTCCGGTTAAAGTAGAAACGTTAATTGAAAAAACACATATGAAACCTGCTACTTGCGCCCGTATGCTCGACCAATTAATAAAAGGAAAGCTTATTTCGGGTAGTGAGTTTGGTGAATCTACGGGGGGGAGAAAACCAATTTTATATCGAATTAACCCTAATGAAGCTTATGTGATTGGTATTGAAGTAACGAATCTTTATTCTACTATTTTAGTACTCAATTTAAATTTAGATATTCGTGGCCAAATTAAAATGAAGACGACGAATATTCATTCGATCTATGAAACATTAGATGCTTTGATTCCCAAAATAGAAGACTTGCTGTCAAGTCATCATCTTGGGGTAAAGGATATACTTGGAATTGGAATTTCAATTGATGATCTTTTTAATCCAACCGATCAAACCAATGAAAGTGTTTCTGTACAAATAAAAAAAATTCAAGATTACATTCACAGTAAAATTCCGATTTATGTAACACTTGGAAGTGGTGTGAATTTTGCAGCACTTTCAGAACATCGTTTACACTTTTCAGCATTAAGCGAACGGTTTTTATTTACGATGTGTGATATCGAAATTCGCATTTGTACAATTACAGGGGGGGATATTCCTTATACAGAACCTCACAAAACGAATACTTTTGGTCATGTCACAGTTGATATTAATGGATCAAGATGTCAATGTGGTTCTTATGGTTGTTTGTACACCTTTAGTTCCTTGGCAGCAATAAAAAATAAAGTTATTCAATTCGTTAAAAGAGGCAAGCCCTCCATTCTTTTGGAAATGGTGGACTCAATTGAAGAAATTGATTATCACCTCATTTTGAAAGCAATTGAAAAAGGTGATGTATTATGTACAGAGGTTCTTGAAGAAGCAGCGTATTACTATGGAATAGCATTATCAAATATCATTTTAACTTATCAACCGGATACAGTCGTATGTGGAGGAACATTGGTCCCGAAGGGTTCGTTTTTTGAAGTAACCAAGCAAACCGTTGAACAAAAATTGAAGCTTTATCCGCAGCTTAAAACTGCTATTTTCCCAGCAAATGATTCGTATGAAATTGTATCACAAGGAGCTGGAGGAATGGTTTTAAACCATTTATTAGCATGA